GACGGCCAAGTGGCTCGGCCGCTGCCCCGAGTGCCAGGCATGGGGGACGGTCGAGGAGTACGGCGCGCCCGCGGTCCGTACGACGACGCCGGGGCGGGTGACGACGTCCGCGGTGCCCATCGGGCAGGTCGACGGCCGGCAGGCGACCGCGCGGTCCACCGGCGTGCCGGAGCTGGACCGCGTCCTCGGCGGCGGACTGGTGCCCGGCGCGGTGGTCCTGCTCGCGGGCGAGCCCGGCGTCGGCAAGTCCACGCTGCTGCTGGACGTGGCGGCCAAGTCGGCGAGCGACGAGCACCGCACGCTCTATGTCACCGGCGAGGAGTCGGCGAGCCAGGTCCGGCTGCGCGCGGACCGCATCGGCGCCATCGACGACCATCTGTATCTCGCCGCGGAGACCGATCTGGCCGCCGTCCTGGGCCACTTGGACGCGGTGAAGCCGTCGCTGCTCATCCTGGACTCCGTACAGACCGTGGCCTCCCCGGAGATCGACGGTGCGCCCGGCGGCATGGCACAGGTCCGCGAGGTGGCCGGCGCCCTGATCCGGGCCTCCAAGGAGCGCGGGATGTCCACGCTCCTTGTGGGCCACGTCACCAAGGACGGCGCCATCGCCGGACCCCGCCTCCTCGAACACCTCGTGGACGTAGTGCTCAGCTTCGAGGGCGACCGGCACGCGCGCCTGCGTCTCGTGCGGGGCGTCAAGAACCGCTACGGCGCGACGGACGAGGTCGGCTGCTTCGAACTGCACGACGAGGGCATCACGGGCCTCACCGACCCAAGCGGACTTTTCCTGACCCGTCGCGCCGAACCGGTCCCCGGCACCTGCCTGACCGTCACCCTGGAGGGCCGCCGCCCCCTGGTGGCCGAGGTCCAGGCGCTCACAGTCGACTCCCAGATCCCCTCGCCCCGCCGTACGACGTCCGGTCTGGAGACGTCCCGCGTCTCGATGATGCTGGCCGTGCTGGAGCAGCGCGGGCGGATCAGCGCGCTCGGCAAGCGGGACATCTACTCCGCGACGGTCGGCGGAGTGAAGCTGTCGGAACCCGCGGCGGACCTCGCCGTCGCCCTCGCGCTCGCCTCCGCCGCCAGCGACACCCCCCTGCCCAAGAACCTCGTCGCGATCGGCGAGGTGGGCCTCGCGGGCGAGGTCAGACGGGTCACGGGCGTGCAGCGCAGGCTCGCCGAAGCACACCGGCTCGGCTTCACGCACGCGCTCGTGCCGGGCGACCCGGGCAAGGTCCCCGCGGGCATGAAGGTGCTGGAAGTAGCCGACATAGGGGACGCCCTCCGGGTCCTTCCGCGCTCGCGTCGTCGAGAGGCCCCACGGGACGAGGAGGAGCGCCGGTAGACTTTGCCCTGGTCTCGCCCGTCCGTACGAACCGAGTGTGCGAAACGGGAGCGCCCCAGAACCTGCGACCGGAGGAGTGCAGTGGCAGCCAACGACCGGGTAGCAGCTCCCGGAAAGTCCGGTGGGAGTGCCGGTTCCGATGGCCTGATGCGCGCCTCGCTGAGCGCGGTCGCACCCGGCACGGCCCTGCGGGACGGACTGGAGCGAGTGCTCCGCGGCAACACCGGCGGGCTCATCGTGCTCGGCTTCGACAAGACGGTCGAGACGATGTGTACGGGCGGATTCGTCCTGGATGTCGAGTTCGCGGCGACGCGTCTGCGGGAGCTCTGCAAGCTCGACGGCGGCATCGTGCTGTCGTCCGACCTGTCGAAGATCCTGCGGGCGGGCGTGCAGTTCGTGCCCGACGCGACGATCCCGACGGAGGAGACGGGCACCCGGCACCGCACGGCGGACCGGGTCAGCAAGCAGGTCGGCTTCCCGGTCGTGTCGGTCTCCCAGTCGATGCGGCTCATCGCGCTGTACGTCGACGGCCAGCGCCGCGTCCTGGAGGACTCGGCGGCGATCCTGTCCCGCGCCAACCAGGCTCTGGCGACCCTGGAGCGCTACAAGCTCCGCCTGGACGAGGTCGCGGGAACGTTGTCAGCGCTGGAGATCGAGGACCTGGTGACGGTCCGCGACGTCTCCGCGGTCGCCCAGCGCCTGGAGATGGTGCGCCGTATCGCGACCGAGATCGCCGAATACGTGGTGGAGCTGGGCACCGACGGCCGCCTTCTGGCGCTCCAGCTGGACGAGTTGATCGCGGGCGTGGAGCCCGAGCGTGAGCTCGTGGTGCGCGACTACGTCCCCGAGCCGACGGCCAAACGCTCCCGCACGGTCGACGAGGCGCTGTACGAGCTGGACGCCCTCACCCACGCCGAACTCCTGGAACTGGCCACCGTCGCAAAGGCGTTGGGCTACACGGGATCCCCGGAGGCACTGGACTCGGCGGTCTCCCCGCGCGGCTTCCGCCTCCTGGCCAAGGTGCCGAGGCTGCCCGGCGCCATCATCGACCGCCTGGTGGAGCACTTCGGCGGCCTGCAGAAGCTGCTCGCCGCCAGCGTGGACGACCTCCAGACCGTGGACGGCGTGGGCGAGGCCCGGGCGCGGAGCGTGCGGGAGGGGCTGTCGCGGCTGGCAGAGAGCTCGATCCTGGAGCGGTACGTCTAGCAGGCCTGTCCAGGTCCAGTAGGTCTGAAGGGGCGCGGGGCTGTCATCGACATGCGGCCACCGCCGCGTGGGCGCGACCAGCCACGACGGCGCCGCAGACGCGGACAACCGACGCCCCATCGCGGCCCCTTCAGCGGAGCGCCTAGTCGTTCTCCAGCACGAACGACGTCTGCGCCGTCCCGAACCCGGGCGTCTTGGCCTCCACCAGATACGTCCCCGGCTCGGCCGATCCCGCGGCAGGCGTCGCACACTGCGGAGCGCTCGCCTGGCGGTCCCACTTCACCGTGTACGTGATGGCCGAACCGGCGGGCACCCGGAACACCAGGCTGCCGGAGACCTTGGGGCAGTCGGCGGAGGACCAGAAGTCGTCCTCGGCTCCCGCCTGAGTGATCGTCACCACCGAGTTCTTCGGGCCGAGATCGATCTTGCAGTCGTAGCTGGAGGTGTTCGTCGCGGTCAGCAGCAGGGCGGGCGTCTGGCCGGGCTCATACGCGTTGTGCAGGCTGCTCACCGTCACCTTCACCGCGCCCGCGATGCAGTCGCTCAGCGTGGAGCCCGCGGCCACCGTGTCGTCCACGCCGACACCGGTACCCGAGCCTCCGCCCGCGGAGCCACTGCCCGAGCCGTCCGACCCCGCGGAGCCGTCACCCCCGGCCCCCGTGCCGGACCCTGAGCCGTCACCGGAACCCGACCCGCCGGAGTCCCCGCCGCCGGGCGACTCGTCCCGCCCGCCCGGCGCCTGACTGATCGCCGGCCCCGAAGTGGACGGACCCGGCGTGATCGTCGAGGGCTCGGGATTCTTGCCGTCGGACCCGCCCGCGTCGTTCTTGCCGCCTCCGCCGCCCGAGGTGAGCACCCAGGTGGTCAGCAGCGCCAACACGGCGACCACGGACAGCATGACGACCCTCCGGCGCCAGTAGATGGAGGAGGGAAGCGGCCCGACAGGATTGCGCAGAGATCCCACGGCGCAAACTGTACGAGAGATCGGTGCGTCAGCTTGCTCCACCCGCCGCCGAAGTCCGCAACTTTTCCGGATCATCATCCCGGAAGCCACCCGTCACCTGCTCCGCGACGGCCACCCCACCCTTGTCTTCCGTCAGATGCGGCACCTGTCGATCGCAGGGTGTGACGGTATCGGCCCGCCGCCTACGGTCCGTGACCATGGGCTTCGAGGACGCCGAGCTGTGCCGGGACATCACCGGCTTCGCCCGCGACACCCCAAGGTGGGTACAACACACCGCCGAGATATGGACGGAGGCCGGACTGCCGCTGTTCGCCGCGCTGTTCGTCACCACCTGGTGGCGAGCCAGGCGCGACACCGCCCGAGCGTTCGCAATCGCGTCCCTTGCACCTCTGGCCACGGTTAAGGCGTACCTCTGCAGCCACCGCGCCACCATCGCCGGCGCCGCCGCCGTCACCCTGGCCCTGACCACTACCCGCACGACGTCGCGGAGGGCCTCGCCCTCGGCGCGCTGGCGGAGGGCCGAGTCACCCTCCCCCAAGACTCCGACAAGCTCCGTCCCCGGACCCCCATCGCCCGTACGCCCGCGAGCGGTTGCGCCCGGGCCGGCTCGCCCAGGGTGGCGCGCACCCCGGCCCGCACCATCGCCTCGTAGGCGGATCCCCGTGCGAACTGCTCATCTTCAGAAGGGCGTTGGGACGAGCCGACCCTGGGGATCACGTCCTTGGCGACCAGCCGTCCCGCCGACGAGCACGACGCCCGCGCCGCCCGCGCCCGCGAGCGCGGCGTGACGGCGGGCCGCGCGAAGACGCCGAGCGCCGGGCCGTAGGAGACGGTGAACAGGGCGGGGCGACGGCCAGACTCAGTGCGGCCGTCAGCCCGAGGGCCACCAGGCAAAGACAGAGGCAGAGGCAGAGACAGGTCAGCGAGGTCTGGGAGCCGCAGGCCCCGCCAACCGCGACCCACCCCAACCACCAGCCACCAGCCACAACGCACCGGCACCCGCACCTACCCACCCGACCGCCACCGGCATGGCAGGATCGGAAGGCCATGACTGCGCCCACGAAACCCCCGCACAGCCACCCCGCCGACGCCGGCTCGGACGCCCCTCTCACTCAGCCTCTGCAAGAACTCGCTCAGCCTCTGCAAGAAACCGTCATCGACTGGTTCGACGAAAACGCCCGCGACCTCCCCTGGCGGCGCCCCGAGGCCGGCCCC
Above is a window of Streptomyces sp. DT2A-34 DNA encoding:
- the radA gene encoding DNA repair protein RadA; protein product: MAARTKTTKDRPSYRCTECGWQTAKWLGRCPECQAWGTVEEYGAPAVRTTTPGRVTTSAVPIGQVDGRQATARSTGVPELDRVLGGGLVPGAVVLLAGEPGVGKSTLLLDVAAKSASDEHRTLYVTGEESASQVRLRADRIGAIDDHLYLAAETDLAAVLGHLDAVKPSLLILDSVQTVASPEIDGAPGGMAQVREVAGALIRASKERGMSTLLVGHVTKDGAIAGPRLLEHLVDVVLSFEGDRHARLRLVRGVKNRYGATDEVGCFELHDEGITGLTDPSGLFLTRRAEPVPGTCLTVTLEGRRPLVAEVQALTVDSQIPSPRRTTSGLETSRVSMMLAVLEQRGRISALGKRDIYSATVGGVKLSEPAADLAVALALASAASDTPLPKNLVAIGEVGLAGEVRRVTGVQRRLAEAHRLGFTHALVPGDPGKVPAGMKVLEVADIGDALRVLPRSRRREAPRDEEERR
- the disA gene encoding DNA integrity scanning diadenylate cyclase DisA, yielding MAANDRVAAPGKSGGSAGSDGLMRASLSAVAPGTALRDGLERVLRGNTGGLIVLGFDKTVETMCTGGFVLDVEFAATRLRELCKLDGGIVLSSDLSKILRAGVQFVPDATIPTEETGTRHRTADRVSKQVGFPVVSVSQSMRLIALYVDGQRRVLEDSAAILSRANQALATLERYKLRLDEVAGTLSALEIEDLVTVRDVSAVAQRLEMVRRIATEIAEYVVELGTDGRLLALQLDELIAGVEPERELVVRDYVPEPTAKRSRTVDEALYELDALTHAELLELATVAKALGYTGSPEALDSAVSPRGFRLLAKVPRLPGAIIDRLVEHFGGLQKLLAASVDDLQTVDGVGEARARSVREGLSRLAESSILERYV